The genome window CTTGGGCCAGCGTCTGCTCCAAGCCCGCTACAAACTGTTCAATCTGCTCGGCGCGCTCTTGCGAAGATCCCGCCGGAAGCGAAAAAATGCGTTTAAACGTGCGCGAGGCCGAAGCCCCCGCCAAATTGCCGTCCGCCCGCAGGCGCTGGTAGGCCTGCTCAAATGTGTTGCCGCGGCGGGAATCGGAAGCGTTTTGGGGAGAAGAAACGGGGTTATATTCCAAAGACACTTCTATATTGACCGTTTTGGACGGAGATACTTTTTCCAAGCTGTTTTGAAACTGGCGTATTTCTTCGCGAAAAGCCTCCGCCCCGCGGCCGCTGGCGCGGTAGACGGCATTCAGCGCTAATCCGTCCGCCTTAAAACGCGTAATGGAAAACGCCTCCTCCAGCACCTCCCGTGCCTTGTCCGCCTCGCCTTGGCGCATGAGTAAAGAAGCATAGCGCAGGCGGGCCACATAGTCCCCCGGTTTGGTGCGTACGGCCTTTTTATAGTATTTTAAAGCGTCCTGCGGGCGGTTTAATTTTTCGTATAAAGCCCCCAAGCTCAGCTGGGCGTCTTCGTAATAGGGAAATAATTTAAGCGCTTTTTTAAACGATTTTTCGGCTTGTTCATCCCGCCCCAAGGCCTCGTAAAGCGTGCCCAGCTGATAGTGGTACAGCGGCTCGCGCGGGGAGAGTTCTGCGGCGCGGCGGAAATGTTCCAGCGCTTTATCCAAATTTAACTGCACCGCGTAGGTGGAACCCAAATTCATATGCGTGTCGGCCTTGTTGGGATCGAGCGCGTTGGCCTTTAAAAAGTATTCCTGCGCCTGGGGCACGTCTCCCTTCCAGCCGCTGGCAATCCCCAGCAATTGGTAAGCCATGGCATTGGAAGGATCCAAACGAAGCGCTTCTTGGTATTCACTTTCGGCCGAGTCCACCTGCCCCATCCAGTAAAGCGACGCGCCCAGCAGCAAGTAAGGAAGCGGGTCTTTGGAATTTTTGATCACGGCTTTGGCAAAACTGTTAGACGCGTCTTTATAGCGGGCTTGCGCCATTTCCCCCATGCCGCGGCGCATATCGGTAACGGACTGCTCCAGCATAATTCTGTCCCACACGGTTTGGGAATAGTCGGTCTTTAGCTCCTGCTTGCGAAAGGAAAACGGGAAAAAGGCCCCCGCACCAGGCGGGTGCGCCCCAAAAAGCATTTCCATTCCTACCAGCAGGGCCAACGTGCGTTTCCAGTTCATATGTATATGATAAATAAAAACAGACGGCCGGGGCAAACAGGGCATAAAAAATCCCCGGGATCAACCCGGGGATTTTGTTGTTCAAACTATTCTATCGTAACTGATTCAGTCACTGTTTCACCGGCTACTTGTCCGCCAGGCGTTCCGGTGGCAGAAGACCGCTTATACTGGCCTCCGCACGCCGAGAAATTTCCATTGCTCGGTTTGGCGTTTTTGCCGTTTACGCATACCGCGCCAACATACTGCAGCGCTTCCGCCACCGGCATATTGCCTTCTAAGCCGCACGAGGTATCCGAATCGTTAAAGATACGGGAATACGCCCGAACGTAGTTTTGACGGTTGATATCGTCAATCGTGGCGTTGGTGCTGAAATCTGCCAGCTCTTTATCCGTGGCAGATATCTGCTGCTCAAAGCCTACCGCATCCGCAATGGCATGCAGCGGATACGTAGACGGGTTAAACCCGTTTTTGGCCCAACCGCCCTCCGTAATTTGCTTTAAGTAAGAATCACGGCCCGTGCTGCCCGCATAGGTGGAATACCGGGCGCGATCGCCGACTCTTTTATGGTTCCAGTTATAGCGTCCGTAGTGATAAGGGACTACCTCCTTCTTAGCATATACGGTCGTTCCCTTGACTTCTTGGGCAGAACCGCAACCTAAGAAACGGCGGTCTACAATCTTTTTCCCGTCGGCATCAACCGCAAACAAAGCCGGGAAGTACGAGGAGTTCGGCCCCGTATAGGCGGCAAACGCACCAAACGTATTTCTCCAAACTTCTTTTTCTTGGATCATCTGCGGATCATACGAGTTGTAGCCAATCGTCTTACCCAGCGCGCAGACCACGTTCAGCGGTACCTGCGCCTGCGGATTGCGGGAATACGCAATCGTCATGGCGTCTACCAACTGAGGCACGGTGACGGTTCCGCTATGGACGAATTTCGTTTTGGCATCGGTAAACTCTTGGCTGGCGTTTACTTCCGCGATGACACTGTCCACATATTTCTTGACTTCTTCCTGGTTCATCATCTTGGCGGAACCTTGGCCGGATTTGCGCGTGCTGCCTACTGCCGTACAATTATCGGTAGACAAGGCACTTTTATAGGAACGTTCGCCTCCTCTGGCAAAAACGCTCATCGTCGGGAATTGAAGCAAGGCTACACGTTCCTTGGCAAAGCGGAACGAAATGCCAAAATCGCCGTTCATTTTATCGGCCAATTCCAAGGTAATCGTGCCTTCCGGTTCCGGATCCGGTTCCGGATCCGGTTCCGGGTCATCGGCCGGCGGATCTTCTGGGTCTTCCTCTATGTCCGTTTCAAAACCAATCGGCTCCGAATTGTCGCTGTAGTAGCAAGTGGCCGTGCTGACGATATTACCCGGTTTATCTGCGCCTAACGCAGCGCCCGGCTTGCCGTCTGCAGTCAACGCCCGGATATTGCCGTTTTGGCAGCCGCCTTTGGTAATAGAACTGCCATCCGTAGTAAGCGAATCGCACTGGCGCACTTCCCACGTGATGACGACACGCCCGCCGGCATTGCGCAATGCCGCAATTTCAGAAGACGTAGCTACCACTTGGTAGTCATCCCCCGCACCCGGCAGCTTGGCGCGTTCTTTGCCCAAGCTCTGGGTTACAAAACCCGCATTGGTGATATTTTCACTCCACGCGCCTTGAAACGGCCGGACATCTTGGTGCGGAATATAGAACCACTGGCCGCCATCGGACGTTTTGGTAGACGTTGTAATCGCCGCGGGCTGGGTGTTATTTTCCCCTTGGATCGTATACGAGAGCAGGAAACGGCTCTTCATCGCGTTATACGCCTGGGCACCCATCATCCCGTTCGTAAACGTCAAATGCGCATACGGAAAGCTCTGCTGCGTTTCTCCTTTGTTATTGGAGATATTCGCCAAGTAATCGCAGCTGATGCGCACCAGCGGGAACGGACAACGCGCTCCCGTTACCCAATCTTTGCCTTCTTTGGCTTTTTTGGTGGAAATACCCAGATTTTGCTTCGTTCCCACTTTTACCGCATCCCGGATGATGCCGCCTTCTCTAAGCGTATCCATGAACGCTTTGTAAGTGGGCAGAGAACCGCCGTCCACCAAAGCTACCATTTTTTTAGCTTTGTCGACATCCGTTGCCTGTTCGTTGATGGCGTTTAAACAGTCCTGCTGCACAGGCCACTTCATGGCG of Elusimicrobium sp. An273 contains these proteins:
- a CDS encoding tetratricopeptide repeat protein — translated: MNWKRTLALLVGMEMLFGAHPPGAGAFFPFSFRKQELKTDYSQTVWDRIMLEQSVTDMRRGMGEMAQARYKDASNSFAKAVIKNSKDPLPYLLLGASLYWMGQVDSAESEYQEALRLDPSNAMAYQLLGIASGWKGDVPQAQEYFLKANALDPNKADTHMNLGSTYAVQLNLDKALEHFRRAAELSPREPLYHYQLGTLYEALGRDEQAEKSFKKALKLFPYYEDAQLSLGALYEKLNRPQDALKYYKKAVRTKPGDYVARLRYASLLMRQGEADKAREVLEEAFSITRFKADGLALNAVYRASGRGAEAFREEIRQFQNSLEKVSPSKTVNIEVSLEYNPVSSPQNASDSRRGNTFEQAYQRLRADGNLAGASASRTFKRIFSLPAGSSQERAEQIEQFVAGLEQTLAQAGEGYNINLSLQGRTPDYASPSALTQDNTTAPKAVYDPRIVGNDMGLWVMGRTWLAFVDDAEEELADYAPQCPADGLCRLLQGVAALARGDAALAADAFEQAGKQAPQDALAWLGLGTAAVVAGDDAAAQNYYRQALKADPKNKIAKRNLKILAD